In Nocardia sp. NBC_00403, the DNA window ATGCCTCCAACTTCTGCGTCGCGTTGGCGACGAGAGCGTCCATCTCCGCGCTCATGACTGCGCCTCCCCGGCGCTCGGTTCCGTCATGATCGCAGGGGCGACGGTGTCGATGCTTCGCTCACTCATACCGGCCTCATCCAGCTCGTGGGTCCCGTGTCGGCGTCATCGATCCGGTCGAGTTCGTCCACCGCAGCCTGGCGGGTCGGTAGGTTGAGCCGGTCCAGAATGTCGGCGGGCAGGCCGGCCTCGGCGAGTACTTCGCGCCTGCGGGCGCGGGCAGCGACGGTGGAGCGCTTCGTCAGCCGCAGGATTTCGTCCGCCAGAGTCTGTGCGCCGTAACGGTATTCGCTGCGCTCGAACTTGATCTCCACCGGCATGCCCTGATCGGTGGCGCGCACCGAGATGGTGCCGGACCGGTTGGTGCTCGCCGCCACCGTGACATTGGGGACGGCCGGGGGCTTCGGTTCGGTCATGACTGCGCCTCGCCGGCGATCGTCTCGGTCATGCCCGATGGCGCTGTGTCATTGATTTGCTCGCTGCGCTCACTCATGTGGTCGGCCTGTAGAAGCCGTAGAAGTCCATGCCTATGTTCTCCGTTCGAATCGAGCTGATCTGGACCGGGTCACCCGCCTCGACGAACTGCCCGTTGCCGATCACCATGGCGACATGGCCGTCCCACACGGCCAGGTCGCCGGGCATGAGGTCACCGGGGGAGACCCCCATGTGCCCATTGCCCTGTTCTTGGGCAAGTCGGGGCAGCTCGACGCCTGCCTCGCCGTATGCATATTGGGTGAGCCCGCTGCAGTCCAGCCCGCCGCCCGGGCTGGTGCCGCCCCACACATATGGCGTGCCGACGGCGCCGAGCGCGGAGCGAACCGCCTGCGCGGCCTGCTCGTTCGGCGCCTCGACGACGCTGCCGTCCGGCAGCGTGACCTTCACGCCCTTGCCGTCCGGCGTCTGGCCCGCCGAACCACTGTTGGGTTTCTGCTGGCCAGGTGTGCTGGGCGACGAGCCGGATTTGGATGGTGTCGAGCCGGACATCGACGGGGTCGCCATGCTGGTGAGCATGCTGCCCGCGGAACCGCCGACACTGGTCAGCGTCGAGAGCAGCTGCTGCGCTCCCGAACTCGCACCGCTGGCCAGCGCACTCGCACCGCCTGCCAGACCGGCGGGCAGCGTCGCGGGCGCCGTCGACGGTGGCGGGGTCAATTCGGTCATGCTCGCGGTCTGGGTATCGAGTTCGCTGCGCACCCGCCCGACCACGTTCAAGCCCTGGCCGAGATGGTCGATCGCGGAGCCGACGAGCACCGCGAGACCTTCCGGCGTCGCGATGGTCGGACCGAGAGCGGACGCCGTGTTCACGAACGACTCGACGATTGCGCTCAGTTCCTTCTGCCCGGTCTCGACCTGGGCGGCAGCCTGATCGACCACCGTGGCCATGTCGTTGCCGCGATCGGAGATGGTCGCGGCGGAGGTCTGCACACGCAACGCCTTCGCGGTGGCGGAATCGGCAGCCCGACCGTCCCACGCCTCGTTCATGCTGTTGATGCTGTTGCGGCCGAACGCGTGGATCTGGTCGATGATGCTCGAGGTGGACTGCAGCTGACCAGAGGGGCCGTCGGTGGGCAGGACTCCCGAGCCGAAGCTGGAGAGCAGGTCGAGCAGTGGCTTGGCCAGCACGCTGATATCGATCATCGGGTCACTCGCCCAGTCCGGAATCTGCGCTGTCGATCGCGGCGGCATTGGTCTGGTCGGTTTCGCCGAGGACGACAGCAGCGCCGGTCGCGGCCCCACCCACGGTCGTCAGCACGGCCGACAGTTGGCCGATCGCCGCGACGTGCCCGGCATGGGCAGCGGCATAGGCGGCCATGAAATCACCGCCG includes these proteins:
- a CDS encoding bifunctional WXG100 family type VII secretion target/C40 family peptidase, with the translated sequence MIDISVLAKPLLDLLSSFGSGVLPTDGPSGQLQSTSSIIDQIHAFGRNSINSMNEAWDGRAADSATAKALRVQTSAATISDRGNDMATVVDQAAAQVETGQKELSAIVESFVNTASALGPTIATPEGLAVLVGSAIDHLGQGLNVVGRVRSELDTQTASMTELTPPPSTAPATLPAGLAGGASALASGASSGAQQLLSTLTSVGGSAGSMLTSMATPSMSGSTPSKSGSSPSTPGQQKPNSGSAGQTPDGKGVKVTLPDGSVVEAPNEQAAQAVRSALGAVGTPYVWGGTSPGGGLDCSGLTQYAYGEAGVELPRLAQEQGNGHMGVSPGDLMPGDLAVWDGHVAMVIGNGQFVEAGDPVQISSIRTENIGMDFYGFYRPTT